atTTCTGAGTGCTCGAACACTGGACCTAAAAGTGACAGATATCACAATGCCATCGAGTTTGAATAACTTGGAGTCTATTAATGATTAGATTTATAGAGGGGTTTGCCgatacttgaaagaaaaaacaaaagaaattttgtctCTCAGTACTGCAGTCTATTATCTTCTCCTTGTAGCCTTCTGAgcactgaaacaaaaacagaagaaaaaattttttttttgtgactcaAAACTGGGAGGACaatttcaccttcacatgttGGTTCTTCTTCGgtccattctccattctctttACAAATTCTGACCTGTGGTCCTCGAAGCTGGTATCCTTTGTTACACTCGTAAGTGATATTTCTGCCTTTCAAGAACTTATTTCCTATCCTGTAACCATTTTCAATAGGAGCAGGTTCTTCGCACAAACGATGGCCTAGAAAAAGAGTAGGGAATATCTATAAACTATGTACAGCATCCTCCTGATAAAACAATATCATTTTAGTCGTTTTGTGTGACGAACGCAATCATTTTCGGCAAGTGAAGTATTCCAAAAAAAGGGCAGAACTTGTCAACTTTGAACAGAATTGAATATGCTACTCTCGTATTCCTTGTTTTGGAACCTTTAGTAGCCTATTCATCATTTATTGGCTAGGTCTTACGGGAAAGTTGGCAATTTTTCGGGCTTTAAAGACACAAAATGGTATTTTATAGCAAgtatgaaaagaagaaataaggaACTATTTTTATAATTCATGTTATGAACAGTAAAATAGGGAGATAACTAAATCAATTCTAAATGTGTCGGCTAGACTGAGGACGATTGGGGGCAAAAATAGCTTGCTCTAACATGTCGGCATCACGTTACTCCAGTTGCCATTTTCCAAGCACAGTCTGTTTGTAGGTCCTTCCAAGTGGTATCCTGCGTCACACGCAAAAGTCACCATCTCTCCTCCCCAATAATTCTCTCCAGCCTTGTATCCGTTAACAGGGACACCAGGGTCTCCACATCCAACGAGCTCtgaaaatcaatcaatccaTCATTCAATCGATCAGTTAATAAATCTTATTCATCAGTTTGGCGATGATGACTGGCACTTAAGCCATTATTTTAAAAGCACACACTGCCATTGAACTGCTGCCATATATGGTACGGCATACTGCCTTAGACATTGAAATAAGGTTTATCAGAATGAATAATTATAACTTTCTTTATCATGAcatatttttggaatttttagtTAATTGATAGGGATACCCTACTTAGACAAGACGCCGCAGAATAATTGTAGCCTGCAGAACAGACTTAAAAGTCTTGCTTACTTCCGTCGAACGGAGGCAAGCGTAAGGCGATCGCGAAGTTTGAAGTGCGAAGTGTGAGGCCCGAGGTGCGAAGTTTGAAGTGTGAAGTTTGAAGTGTGAAATTTGAAGGTGAAATATGAAGTGTGAAGTTTGAAGTGTTAATTGTGAGGTTCTAAGTGAAATGTGCGTTACTCGCACTTCGTGCTCGCCTCGCGTTTACCTCCAGACACCCGAAAagcgccaaaaaaaaaaaaaatgaaaggcgCAAAATTACGCCTGTTATGGAGGCGACATGCTTGTGAACCATATTTCCCTGTGCTGTTTTAAATGTGTGCATCGTATTGATCATGATTTGAGATATATGTCCTCGTTGCTCTACCGacatctttccctttttttatgtACTTCAAGAAAACAGTTCTTCAAAAAGACTGATTTGAAACTATATTAACTTTTAAACTTAACCCGTTTTATATTACCCAGTGTAGTAGTAGTTTCTGCAGTTCCATTGTCGTAGTTTTTCAGGAAACACTTGTAAACTCCTTGATCAGAAGGACTAAAGCGCCGAATGACGAGTTCTCCTTTAACTTCTTCGTCAGTCTTTGAAGTTCTATTAGTTGAAATAACCACTCCATCCTTGCTCCATTCTAGACTGGGCACAGGAGAACCACGGGCAGCACATTGCAGAGTTACTTTCTCAAAGATGTTTCTTACCTTAAGAATGGAAGATGGTGCAGTGGTGATCACCGGGGGAGctttgagagaaaaaaggaGAGGAACAAAACCGTTGGTTTATCTTATGCCAAAGACAACGTTACTTTGGGATGCTCGTTAAAAGAGCTCGTAATAGGCGTTACCTTCCAGGGCTTTATTTGATAAACTCAACCTTGTAGCTACAATGCGCATGGCGTCAAAAGTTCGAGAGGAGAGCACGAGCTGTTCGTAAAGAATGCAAAAATCAACCGATCCGAACGGTCAGTTGAACTGCATGAATTATCATAGATTATCATAGATATAACACTGCTGAACTATAGccaacaattatttatttctatgATGATCAAATATGAACGTGGCTGAGATGACTCGAAAGATGCAAAACGCTATCCCTATTTCGATAGAACTAAAGCGCGATTATGTTTACTTGCCAGGCTCTACGTAATTTGCTCGGAGTCAGCTTTGCCAGATCGCTGTCCAGTTTCTTATATTAGCCTCCCTCATAACCAAGGTTTGACCTTAAACGGTTACAGACTCGTGCGCCAAGGAGAGATAGGATAATTCAGAAGTCATGAAGAAGCTTACGATGATGCCCGATATTGACGAGATAGTGGAAGGAGATGGTAAAGGGTTGAAGTTCTCACCACTTAACCGAATGATATTTATTGAGAAAAACTACGAGGTAGTTCTAAGGAGCCTTTGATTGCTGTAACTGTCCAACCTCAAACAGGGAGTTAGGTATCTGTTATCTTAAATCTTATTAGTCACGCCAAATGCATATTTACTAATTTTTTAGCTTGCGAATACATCAGCACATTAATCACTTACTGACAGGTTTCACGACGAGCACAATAAGTGCATACACGTGACCAAGGTGATTTTCTCCGCGACACATGTAGGGTCCTCTGTCTTCCTGCCGAGTGTCTTTGATCACCAAATCTTTTCCAATCACCACATGACGCTCGACAGGTAAAGGCCGAAATGAGCGAGTCCATTGTATCCTTGGCGGAGGAGAACCAAAGATGTTACATGATAGAGTCGTCTCCCAAGTTTCGTAGCCCGGGTGGTATATCTCGGGCCTCTGAACAAATCTTGGTcgaactgaaagaaattatctgaaaaaatctcaggaaacattttatttgtcaaaaaaaaaaaaaaaagaaaaaaaatgtaataccCTCCATGTATCCAAATAAACCgatggaaaattaaataaaaaagcaaatcaaacCCATTTGAGTTTTAGCATTGACAAAATCTACCGCCTAAGAAGTTTGCATACCTTCGACAGCAACCTCTATAGTCACAGAATCGACGCCCAAGAAATTCCTTGCCTCGCACCTATAGGAGCCTCGATCGCTGAACTGAACACTAGAAAAAGTGATCTCCCCTTTCTCCTTGTTAAAATGTCTACTGTTCATCCTTTCGTTATCCTTATACCAGGTGATATCTGGTTTGGGAAAACCCACAGATTCGCAGGAAAAGGACACTCTGCTTCCTTCGTTCGCTGTGAAGCTGGATGGTGGTTTCCTTGTTATCTTGGGTAcatctaaataaataaaagatcaACAGAACTTGGTCAGAAAAACAGAACGTGAATATCTTCCATCCCTTTTCAACATATTTGAAGCTCTTTTTCATGGGACCCTTCTAATTAACTAGTGCGGCAAATTAGAATTCCGTGGAACTATCACcttcaaaatacattttcacTGGGAAACGATTGTTAAGTCTACAAATTAATTCCCCACTGCCGCAAAACTTTTAGAAGCTGTGTGGCTTTCAGTAGCTATCTGCCCGAGATTGTATCTAAAAATGATTGTTTCCTCCGAGCAGTTTATCACCTATTTTGGCCTCTCCGattgtgtttgtaaatttccACTGTCTCGAATGGAAGTGCATATTAGGGCAGGAGCGGCAGCTGTATTAGCAAGCTTGAGATACTAAAGATCCCGTAAAAGTCTATGAGCATGTGAGAGCACCATCGATTGAGGAATATAAAGATGCTTTTTTCCTACCTATACTCTCTATCAGCTTTGACGTATTTTCAGAGAGAGCTTTTCCAGGTCTTCCTTTAGGGCCTGGAAGGCCTCGCTCTCCAGGAGGGCCTCTTTTCCCGGCCTTTCCAATGTACCCTGGGCGACCCCGACGTCCCCGGGGCCCATCCTCACCCTGCGGTCCTTGAGCTCCTGCcataaaatacagaaaaacgAACTTGTTTCTTATTTCTTGTTTCCAAATAGGGAGATCTTTCGCATTTTACAAGAAACAGAGAATTTCTGAACCTTCACGAAGACTGATGGAGTTAATATGATCATTGAAACTGAAACACATTCTTTCGACTTTTCGCGTTACTTAAGGAAACGGCAATCCGAAACTAAACTAATAACCACCTTAAGGGGCAGACAAAATTGTGAACCTATCGCCGGTTTTCACTGTcgcattttaaaaattaaagttaagaATCCAAGACATAAAAGAAGATGAATATTCGAACAGTCTAGCAAAGATTCAGGTCTGTGCGATGTTTCTTGCGGGAGATATTTGAAGAATAAAGCTTTGTGTGGAGACATTATGTTTGTGTCCCTCTGAGGGGACGAAATAAATATGGCGGCTGGAACCTAAAGAAACAACATATTGTATCGAGTTTTGCTATTTATCATGTACATCAAAAATATTACGTGCTTCcgaattggctgaaaacgaatgCATGCTCACGTATAGTATCACGAGTGCAAATTGTATTTAGCCTGCGCGCGCACGCTGTCGAAATTTCTTCTGTCTTAACTTTCtaggatgttttttttcatgtacattactAACAAGTAATATCATGATTTCTGCTGCAATCTGGTGTAATGAGCACTTCTAAATCATTCCAAGACTTCAAATTACACTTGCCTTAATACGGGctagtgcaatttttttgtctttacaaATTTACTCATGCTTATTAACACCGAATTACACTCGAATTCATGTTATTACCCATACAAAAGGCATTTAATTGTTTTCTGAGGGCTCATAAACATCTATATGAGTACTTATTCTCATACAAGGGCTGTCCAGATTGCGAAATCTCGGCGGAGACGTTACTTTTTTAACTTACGTGACAGCATTCTCAGCCGCCATTTCAGTAACGTGTCACGCAAAGCTTAGAAATTCAACCTTGCTTTATCACAACACGAAAACCTctatcaaactgaaaatttgtaaaaagaaataagtCTTCAGTTGTTCTAGTAACTAACTAAACTAAATCTCAAAAGGATTgaaaattcctctttttttaaaattatgataatgTCACGTAAAATTATGCGTTGAGGTAATGAcgtgatttcgagtgcaatttgggagACATTAGCAAAAACTGACGAGTTgataaaaatacatgtaaaaagatgactctgttttccttttaagttgtttttatttcgtgtcaTGGCTTGCCAGTTCAGCCGCTCGTCTTTGCCTTGTTACAGGAGTACTCGGGTTGTTTTGTCAAGAATTTGTCTTAAACTTTTAAACCTCTCTAGAGAATAATTGAGCATTTTATTCTTTAGTATTCTCACGAAAGCGATCACGCTCGTCATCTTCTTCGTCTTTAGTACGAACTGTTGCGTAAAACTCCTCGAGAATTTTGGGCGTTTATAGCATTTTCCCTCAAACTCTGTATTAAAAAGTTGTTATTTCCTCCACACTTGTTCACCCTGTCAATGCTTTCGCATCAACTTTCTGAactcaatttcaactttttgcaCTGTTTGGGATTAATTGACTTGTTATCAGCCAGCGAGCACGCTGAAAGTTTTGCATGTGTATTAGTAAGGCCAAAATTAATTTGTGGCGCGTGAATTCTACTCGGAAAGGCAAGCGTGATTAGTGAATTCCGTGAACCAGCGTTATACGTGATTTCCTTCCTGAAATATACGTGACCCGTGCAAACCTCAAGATTTCTACTTATGGTTTTCAACATCGCCTCGCAATGATTGACAAGCAACAGGAAGCAGGATGATATGGTAAAAAGGATTTGCAATTGCTTTGACTAGGGATAAATTTCATACTCACCTCTCATGCAGATGACCTGCTGATCTGTGTTGTTGCCTATTTTAGTAGTAACCTAAACAAGGTACAAACGACGCAGAAGTTACataaaaatgaaagctttaCCGTTCGATCTATCCTActgtttaaaataaatgaagataagATTTTTCCTTCAACTAAGGCTCTGTTAGATTTCTGcgtcaaattttcatttaaagttaCTTCGCTTGCTACTTGATCTTACAGCTTAAACTTCAACTGACGATGGATTTAAGATCAATGATAGGTCCAAAAATAGCCTGCGGGGGTCTTTTGATTTATGTAgccaaaagcaaaataaaatgcaCTTCAGAGATTTAATAATTTCGATTGCTGTCAAGGCCGAGCTATTATATTGACTTTGGCAAACGTCGCATTCGAGAATGATGGTCACGTTTCAGCCCAGATAGTTTTATAGCACTTACCTTTGCTGAGGCTCCTAGTCCAAATAATTTAACACAAGCGTTGTGGCAACTAGTGCAGCTTTTTGATTCTCCTAGAGACTCAGCAGCTCTTTTGCTTCGATGTGCTAAGTCATCCCAGGCTTCATTTTGTCGTTCTCTTGTCTGGCCTGTCTCTAATGAGTCTTTTTGAAGCTGAAACACCTGTTCCTCTAACCATCGTACTTTGTAAATAAGGAACCCGATAGAGGCGacactaaataaaatgttaacgGTCACAACAATAGTCAAGAAAATTTTGCccctatttttcttttctttctccatgCTCGTAAAAGTTTggatatgaaatgaaatttcgaaGGAGTTTTCTGCGTTAAATAACTGCCGAAACGTGCCTCAACAGTTTTTCTCGGTATGCGGAATCAGTTCTTAACCACTGTCCCCCTTGCTGCTTCTAGATTGCAGTGTCACGATCAAACCATGCTTCCGTAACAATTGCGTCTTGAACGAGTAGATGTTGAAGTTATCCGTTAGCTGTTAATAAAATTGTCGTCGATTTTAGGTTGTTAGAGTATGTAGAGGATGAAAATAATAATGTGTGGGTTGTTTCATTTTCGAGTTGAGCATATTTGTGACAGGACGGTTCCTTTCGCTAAGGCAAACAGCAACTTCAGTCCTCTCCTTTTGCTGAAGTTTAGCAGTATAATAATCGAGAGGTGTCGTTCTCAAGTTCAGTTGAAAGCTTGACCCTACAATTGATATAGTCTCTGAAATTGTGTGAGAAACATATAAAACATTGGGTAATCATCCGAGTCACGAGCAAAAAACACTTCCTCATTGAtatcgtctttttttttccatccaaTATCACCACAGCCATAACTACTGAGGTATAACCGCAAAGAATTTAGAACCGTTAACTCTTggcttgtttattttgaatctaTATCCAcgaaacaacagcaacaacaaatcGATACAAATATATGTGGTAAACAGTAGGTCCCAAAATGGATGCTACGGCTTTTGGGTAAGCTAGGGAAAGTCAACTCGAGCTGAAACACGTAGGATGCGTTTATCATGTTCCTTTATGACTTTCTCGACACAATAATCTGTATAGAAGGAAGTGACCTTTTAATGAACCCGCGTCAACCTTCACAGCAATTGCCTAAGTCCGTTATCGGAATCTGTTAGAGAAGTATTCCCCGAAATTCTAGTGATTCTTCATTCGTTTAATATTTTTACTGGTAGAGAAAGACCACCAGCCTAATGCGGCAGTTTCTTGTGGAACTTGTTGTCATATAAAGCTTTCAATATCTTCCTTTTATTATCTGACGGAGCCAAACACGATACTTCGCTTTAAGAGTTAAGTGAAAAGATTTACTTCTCACTAGTAAATTATCACAATATTTTGCCAAGTTTGTGATTTGTAATCCTTTGTGATTGTATGAGCTTTTGTCTGAGTATTTCTCTCTTTTCGATTTAAAGGTCTGTTGTAATCTATGCGTAGTTTCCCTGACACAAAACATTTCCCAAACATCACGACACCACACCTCTGACTTAAACATGACAGTGAAATATTGTGTCCTTGCACGAtgtaaattaaacaaagcattcCGCTCGAAGTTATGGATTCATTTTAatctgtttggaaaaaaaagttaatgtttACAGGTGAGACTCCACTACGGTCATCGCTCAACAGCGCAAATTATCGGCCACTCGCTACGTTGAGAGGCAGGTTATCTTGTGGGTTGTGTTGTCTGGTAACGTAACATTTTCTTCATCATGTAATCACGCTAAGAAATCAGATTGAAGAGATTGAAGAGAGTGCAGAAGGCATGAGAGGGTAATGCTAAGTGGTCTTCTGGATTGATCATTGTAAAAAAAAGCGAATGCGAAGCGATAATAGAGAATTCATATGTGACATCCGTGTACTTCGATCCGCTTTCCAGTCTCTCATCCTGTCATCCGCCTTTGTCACGCTCTCGTTTCGCGACCCACATCCATAGCCTGCGAACAGCATCTCACTTGTGTTGGGACAGGAGCAGCGAAACTTGCCAGTTTCGAGTGGGCTGGCATGTGAGCGAGCAAGCGATGCAAGAGATCAGCGAGTGGTCTCTAAGGTTGCCGGCAAGTGCCAAATCCCTCAAAGACCTTTCGAAGCGTGGCCTTGCTTGACGGCTCAGGTTTTCCTGCTCGTGCTGTATCCCGCGCTAATAAGCACCTGCTCCCAGGTCATTCACAACCCAACGGAAgcacacacgaaaaaaaaaatcactcacaTTCCATggggaaaaaggaagaaattaagACTTACAAACAAAATACAGAAAAGTCAAATACCAGACGGCAGTAACGTGCATGATTTTTTCATTACACACCATAATACGCATATATACCAGAAACCCTTTCACCGTAGGTTTAATCAAGCGAATCTGTAAATAATGATATAACTTCATTTCTCTATAGATAGAGCACATTTTAACTGAGCGTCTTAAAAACAAAAGTCAGAGCAAAAAGAGATGTAAGGAAGATAACGAAAgcttaaataaaaacaagcaagCTGTCGGAAGCGCGTGAAAATTTGACTAACGAGATGATTGTTTACTTTTACTATGTTTTCCTAGGACAACTACAAGATGAAGCTAATCATAATTTCAGCGTAACCGGATTTCTAACGAAGCTTAATTGAAAAGTGCCCCATATGTTCCCAGTGGCGTTCAATTGATTATTAAGCATCTTGTGAGTGCTATGATTTGCCTTGACTAACATACAGCGCAGCTTTCCTTGCAGTTGATAAGCATATACGATGGGTTTGAATTACAGTAACCTGCCGAAGCCCAGGCAGAGCAGTCTCCATCTTTCACCCAATTCTTACATCCtgtcaaaaaatggaaaaggcTGTGATAAGAGATGGAAGTTAATATATTTAAACTCATTCAACAAAGGCAactttcaattcaaatattcCTTTGGCTATAGGTAGTTCTTGCTTGATAAACTctatttggaataaattatatTGGCGAGTAGATTATTATGAAGGATACATGAACCATCAATGTCAGTGAATTTGGTTTTTTAGAAAAGGAAGATATGTTGCTAACACacataaaaataaagaaaatgaaacttaacttTCACTTACGGCACGATCGGCAGCAGTTATCAAGCATATAACTTGGATTTTTGCCACACTCGCCCTGTTCGGCCCACGATGGACAGCTAGGACTAAGGTCTTTACAAGCTGACcaatagaaaggaaaaaaaagcattaacAATTGCTCAGAAATAGATTTTACTTAAGTATTGtgaaaagaaacgaaaatggGGTCAAGATTATTGTCCAAGTGATCCAAACTGTTAGAAAGAAATAGCAAGTAATCCATGAAATGGATTATtgattttttcaagaattgCCAAGTGCAGTTTACCTGTGGCGATTATCCATCTACTTTCATCCACACAActtaaaaaaagctttatttcaTACTTTCAACATAGGCCACGCGGCTCACCGCTTACACCAACCCGCTCCTAGCCGGTATCTGGGGGGGAGGGCAAGAGCTGAAAGTTTAGCTCTATTCCTGCCGTCTTCTCGGATCACATCCAAGTCCATTTCCGAAACATCGACTGGAAATCAGGCCTTTAGCCATTATTAAATTGCAGCTACATTTGAGGATAAAATGGCCATAACTGCTTGAAGTGACCAATGCTTTCTCTTCAGTCAGATGAATGGTGTTTTGACTGGAAATCACTGTTTATTGACTGAGGATTCTAAATACATGCAGTTAATCGAATTCGTGTCTACGATAAAGTCTCCTCTACGGAAAGTAAAAGTAGGATTTAGCTTTGTAATCGTCGATTGCTGGGTACTTTTAATATGTTTATTTGCGgcgcctttaaaaaaaatatttgatatcaGAAGAGGAGCCATTCATTCGTCCTAAAAGCTTCAGTCaatcattttccttgatttttgtttgattgcttGCTTGATTttggattcctttttttccgagATCTAGTTAACAGAAATGTTTGAAAGATATATCTACAATACCTACCACACACTTTGCAGCTCAAAGCACAGGTTGCCAACATGAAATCAGAGTTCGTTTCACAATAAGCACGTGATGACCAGGTTGGACAACTGCTAGATTCATCTTTACATCCTagaattttcaattgataaaaTACTGCATGCTTTTATATGTTATGTATCGGGTAATGTGTGATGTGACAGTTGAAGGTCTTTCGAAATTTTTAACCTAAGAAATGGCTACTGAGGCTTCAAACCTTGGGAATTATTTGTATTATTGTGGTTATGTTTGGTAAACTGATCGGTAAGATTGTGATTTTAGAAAACCTATTATGGTTGTTTTACCTGTAAGAGGGTAACTAGAACCGTGAGGGAGGTTCGAAAATATCATCTTAATGACTCATATCACGATTGGCTCGGATTGGTATTTTCCTCTATCAACTCTTTAACTTAACTTaattttgatcacgtgattgacATAACCGAACACCTTTGATTTATTCATGGTTCATGGAAATGAAACATTACTGTCAATGTTGATCATTAACATCACCCCAAGTTTCCTAAGCAAAACTCCAGGCAGGGTCGTGTTCTCAACCAGGTGTGTGGAGGAGATGAAATCAAACACTGCTCACGTGTTTTTGATATTACTGCATGTGTTGAGCGAGACAACAGAGACtcgggggagggaggggggggcgTTGAGAGGGCAATGATAGATACTTTAGGgcattaatgaatgaaaacgaGAGCAAAATGGAGGGCAATAATTTCCATACTTACCGCAGACTCCACAGCTTTTCTTACAGTTATCCTTCATCCATGGATTGGTGTCACATTCACCTTGAATAGCCCATCTGGGGCAGTTGGTAACGTCGGAGTCCAGACAGCTAATCGCTGATAGAATCAAACACAACTGCATTTAGAATATATGAAACTGTTATTGTTACGTGTTCCTTGAATTTTACCTGTTTAATTGTACATCCGACACGTAATATATATAATACATACGACATGAGTTACAGCTCTTTTTGCAAAAGTCCTTCATCCATTTTTCGTTGCTCTTACAGTCTCCTGCAGCGGCCCATTTAGGGCAGCCGCTATAATAGGTATCCTGACAACCTAGGAAAAAACAAGGTAAGATGTGCATAACAGCGCCAAAATGATAAAAGATAACACCAACTTCCCCATTTTCACGAATATATGCAGCTCTTAAATTTAATATATCCCCCAcctcaccccaccccacccctcacAAACAAGCTGAGTGCCTTTAGCACATTATAGTTACGGCATTTTGTCTAGAGACCCGTATGGGCCCACACGGGCTTCTATTTAgaagaaagttaaataaaaaggaaCCAAGGAGACGACGAAGTGATTTTTTTATGTACTCTCTTAATAAACGTGTCTACCAACCGCATTGTCCAGGGTCGATGAACACATCATCAATGGCAGTATCAGAGTAACCAGTTCCACCAATACGAGCCTCAATTGTCAGCTGAAGAAAAGACAATAATTAATTTGCTATGATCATATGGTCAAGTCATGGGGTCACTATTGTTATACATGATAATTTTGGGGGGACAGTCGAGGAGGTCGAATGACTACGCGTCGTTACAATTTTGGGTACCTTGTCATAGGTGCATTTTAAtgtacatccattttgaaacatcatttttttaaagacagtCCCCACAACACCAATATTCATGACAATGATAAAGTGTTGTCGTCACCATGAGGTCTCATAAatttaaagaatgaaaattgatgCGAAATACTTACCCAGACTTGAAAGCCAATATGACTTAAAAACGCCAGTGAAGGAGggggaaggagaggggaggtaggggagggggggtatcAAAGGACCTGAAGAGATAATGGGGGTGACTTTCCGTTTTTCTCAGGAGGCTTCTGATGACGTGGTTCCAGAAGCTATTCAAATTATGGTGGGATTAGTCGATGGCATGTCTCAGATTTGCTACGTGATCGGATCACGCCCGAAAAGAGATTATTAGAAATAAAGAACAGATTCCTTTGTACAAGACACAACTTACCCTGTATCTCACACCTGCTTCTATGTCTTTCGTTACACCTTTCCAGCCCATTCCTTTATTGCCTTTTTCATAAAACAGGAGATACGACTTCTTGCCTTCCGGCTCAATACGCACCATCAGCTCACCCGTTGTGCTCCCATACATGTTATAATAGAATTTCAGACACTGGCCTCCAGACACTGGGTTCAGCCATGGACTTATCAGTTTAGCGTTGTCATTTGATTGAGCAGGAGCAGATGATTCGACATAGAGGTAAACGCCTCTGGACGTtccttttcaatgaaaatagaAAGATTGTTAATATTTGATATACCACCTCATAATCGTACTTGATAACGCGGCCTTTTTGATTTGGCCAATTGCACGGTCATGAGAAAATGGATTGTTGGTTCCCAAGCTCACAGTTTTAAGTGTAATTCCTTTGCATTCACACTAATTACATTCAGCCAAATAAATATCATTTCTTCGTCATCCGAAGATTTAAGAATTCCCACGTTTTGTTAGTTGATCATAGAAAATATGAGATTAATTCACTGATGCTGTTCCgcctttattgtttttatctaGCCTGCGCTTGGCTTTAGGTCAATGGAGAAGAGCAAAAAGCGCGCGAAAGATGGCCTCTCCATCAGAGACCACAACTGCTACACGCCCGCCCGCTCTTTTTTTCGTCTTCACTGATAATCTACTTCTCTTACTAAGAAGTGGCTTATATTTACCAAGTGTGTGATCAGAGCTTGGTCCAGTGTTCAATGTCTGTGTGTAGCCACTATGTCTCTGCCAGTTTAGTTTATCGTCATATGCATTTGTCCACATGCCCAAATTTGATTCGAAGTCAGTATCATCAAACTCTGTGAAACGGTggtaagaaacattttcagtaGAAGTATTACGGTTTTGAATTGCTTTAATGAAAATACACTGCATTGTGACCTGTGATCTCGGTACTAAAAGGTTCACGGAAAGTATCTTTCTGATTTGACGACGTTaactaaaatattaaatgaCTCGTGGCTAACGATCAGACTGTCGATGGTCTGACAAGTTAATTACCACACGtagatacgaattttatcttcgaaTGTTGATGATGTCATTGCTGGTTTTATCGTTCTCTTTAGAAGA
The sequence above is a segment of the Pocillopora verrucosa isolate sample1 chromosome 5, ASM3666991v2, whole genome shotgun sequence genome. Coding sequences within it:
- the LOC131772045 gene encoding basement membrane-specific heparan sulfate proteoglycan core protein-like, yielding MEKEKKNRGKIFLTIVVTVNILFSVASIGFLIYKVRWLEEQVFQLQKDSLETGQTRERQNEAWDDLAHRSKRAAESLGESKSCTSCHNACVKLFGLGASAKVTTKIGNNTDQQVICMRGAQGPQGEDGPRGRRGRPGYIGKAGKRGPPGERGLPGPKGRPGKALSENTSKLIESIDVPKITRKPPSSFTANEGSRVSFSCESVGFPKPDITWYKDNERMNSRHFNKEKGEITFSSVQFSDRGSYRCEARNFLGVDSVTIEVAVEVRPRFVQRPEIYHPGYETWETTLSCNIFGSPPPRIQWTRSFRPLPVERHVVIGKDLVIKDTRQEDRGPYMCRGENHLGHVYALIVLVVKPVTPPVITTAPSSILKVRNIFEKVTLQCAARGSPVPSLEWSKDGVVISTNRTSKTDEEVKGELVIRRFSPSDQGVYKCFLKNYDNGTAETTTTLELVGCGDPGVPVNGYKAGENYWGGEMVTFACDAGYHLEGPTNRLCLENGNWSNVMPTCHRLCEEPAPIENGYRIGNKFLKGRNITYECNKGYQLRGPQVRICKENGEWTEEEPTCEGPVFEHSEILLNKTEYWELLKGWLGPVSTLPAKWKLCYRATDHGWSSSTFHSRCNSLGPTVTFIRVGEYIFGAYTDRNWHSGSSYTDSTWSFIFSLKNNYGLEPFKLHVKNSVNAMYGNNGYGPTFGGGHDIYIANSAGSNTNSYTNLGHGYVTPAGYKYSASDTKSLLAGTYNFQPHEVEVFYQTHKN